The sequence below is a genomic window from Bacteroidota bacterium.
CCGGCGCATGACCAACTACACCGATACGGTTGAGCCTGTTGTTGCTGAAACACTCACCAAGACCTCGCATTTTGAGGTCGCCGCCGGCAATGTGAAAGGCCTCAAGCAGGTAGCTACAGCGTCATCCGCGGATGGCGAGTTTGCGCGTTTGACGTTTATCGCTGCGCTCGACATGGAAGACGATGGCGATACCATCACCATTACGGGTACGCCAAACCTTGAAGTAAAGCTCAAAGGCACCAATGGCGATTACTCCACGGTTGCAATTGCCGTAAACGCCATTAAACGCGTGTTCGAAGCCCAGGCCGGCGTACTAACCATGCGCGATATTCCACCTGTTACAGTCCAGCAGTAAGCCCTTTAAGCACGTTCTTCCATGCACAACTGAGAGGCTAATAAAGCGGAAATAGTCGGAAAGGTGACAAAATGGAGTCAGGTTGCTAAATTAAAAAGCAATCTTGTCATGCTTTATTAGAACCACCTTACTACTATGTGGACGAAGACACCACCCACGCTATCGACACGCTATGCCGCCGGGCTAGCTTTTTTTGGGCTATCTCTTATACTGCTTTTACCAGGCTGTACCCCCTCGGTTGGCGGCGAACAACAACTGCAAGAAGTAGCGCTTTCTGTTGTTGAGGATATCGCAACCGGTGCCATAATGGTTTACCGGGAACGCGACACAGAACCGATCCTCACCCAGAATGCGGCGCCAGACCATCGCCCCTATTTGCACCCGATCACTTCGCCCGACGGGCAAAGTGTGGTTACTGAATACAGTCCTGGGCATCACAGGCACCAGACAGGCCTTTACTGGGGATTCACCCGTCTAAACGGACGCGACTATTTCCACAACCCACAAGGCGACTACTGGCGAAAGGCATCATCCGAAATTATGGTGGATGAAGGGTCGGCTGTGAAGTGGAAAACTGTGTACGATTTGTTGGATGAAGCCGGCGAAGTTGTGCTGCAGGAGACGCAGGTCTGGGAGATGTTTGAGGAGAACAACAACTACGTGCTCGATTTGGTGTGGCAGGGGAGTGCCGTGCAGGATGTCACCATAGGCGAATTCGATTATGGTGGCCTTTTCTTGCGGATGCCCTGGACAGAAGGCATTGAAGGGGCCGCGGTAAATGCTGCACGCCAGCGGAACCAGTTTGCAGAAGGCAAACGCGCGATGTGGCTTGATGTCGGAATGAAAGTCGAAGGCCGCGATGATTTAGCGCACATGACCATTTTTGATCACCCCGACAATGCCGGCTTCCCACAGCCCTGGCGCGTAGACGGACAACTAGGCGTAGGACCTGTACGGGCCCGTCTTGGCGATTGGCAAATTGCTGCCGGCGAAACCGAAGAAATCAAACACCGCATCCTCGTGTACACCGGCAAACACGATGACATCGTATTGCGGGATGTGTTCTCCGCTTATAGTGGACAGGGAGAAATGTACTCTACGGCTTCGTTGTGGGGCATTGCCCAGCAGGAAGCAATGGAAGCTGAATTCCTCACGCCGCAAATGGCTGTTGATGCCATGACGGTGCAGGAAGGTTTTCAGGTAAATGCATATGCCGGCGAGCCCATGATTACCCAGCCGATGGCGTTTGCGTGGGATGACAAAGGCCGGATGTGGGTGGCTGAGAACCGGGACTATGAATCACGCGGCGACGGATTTTCCAATTCTGGCGACAGCCGCATCTTGATTCTCGAAGATACGGATGGGGATGGCGTTGCCGATTCTCGCAAAGTATTTCTGGAAGGCATTCCTTTCCCCGCGGCCATTGCCATTGGGTTTGATGGGCTGTTCCTTGGCGCACCACCGCACCTGATGTTTGTCCCGGATGCAGACGGAGACGATGTGGCAGAGCGCGATGACATCGAAATCCTGCTAACGGGGTGGGGGATACGAGACCGCCACGAAACGATTAACAGCCTCCATTGGGGACCTGATGGATGGCTTTATGGCCTCGAAGGATTTGCGACGCCTTCCCGGATTAGAAAGCCTGACGCGAGCGATCGTTTATATAAACACAATGATCCCTTCCCAACGGATATCTTCACCAAGGAAGGTGTAGACATTGATGGTGGGGTATGGCGCTATCATCCATCAAAAAAACGGTTTGAGGTGGTTGCGCACGGATTTAGTAATCCATGGGGCATCGACTATGACGCAAAAGGGCAGCTGTTTATCAGCGCCTGTGTGATACCGCACATGTTTCACGTGATACCTGGCGGCATTTACCAGCGCCAGGGTGGCCGGCACTTCAATCCGTATGTGTATAGCGATATCCAAACCATTGTAGACCATCGCCATCGCTCAGCCCACGGTGGTGCGCGTATTTATCAGTCAGACGCATTCCCTGAAGAGCACAGGGGCCGGTTGTTTATGGCGAATATCCACGAACACGCCGTCCTGACTGATATTTTGGAGACCAAAGGTTCAGGCTTCGTTGCCCGGCATGGCGATGACTTCCTGCTGGCTAATAACGCACAGTGGATCGGGTTCTCTATGGAAATAGGCCCCGAAGGTGCCGTGTACGTTCTGGATTGGCACGATGCAGATATTTGCGGCAAAGACGTGCTTGACAAGGACACCGGCCGCATTTTCAGGATCACGCCCGAGGAATCGCTCGCGGAACAATGGGATGGCCGGTATGACGACCTGAACACCAAAACAGACGTTGAGCTAGCAGCGCTACAGGTGAGCCCGAGTGACTGGCACGCGCGGCGCGCCCGTGTGATTTTGCAGTATCGTGCAACCCAGCGTGCGATAAATGCTGACGCAGTTACCACTTTACAAGAAACGTACGCGAGCCATGACAATGCTGATTTCCGACTCCGGGCCATGTGGGCCATGCATGTTGCGCAGGTACTTGAGGCTGCGCAGCTTGAGGAGGCGCTTGATGACAGAGACGAGTACATTCGTGCCTGGGCTATTCAGCTGTTGACGGAAGACATGGATGCCTCTGAAAACGCGCGTATGGAATTTGCTGAAATGGCGTCGTCAGATAAATCGCCCGTTGTTCGGAAATACCTCGCAGCTGCACTACAGCGTGTCGATATGACGGATCGCTGGGACATTGCTGCCGGCCTCATCCAGCATGGCGCGGATGCTACCGATGATAACATCCCTCTCATGAGCTGGTTCGGTATTGAGCCGCTGGTAGCTGAAGATCCTGAACGTGCTCTGGGTCTTGCGGGTGAAAGCAATATTCCGCTTATCACGGAATACATCGCTCGCCGCGCAGTGGATGCAGATGAGATAGATATCCTTGTTTCCAAATTGACCGCTATGAAAGATGCGCGTCCGATGCTCCTGCGCGGGATGTTAGATGCACTGGAAGGGCGGACAGATTTGGAAACCCCCGCGGCCTGGCCAGCGGTATATCAATCACTACAAAAAGATTCCGAAGACGTCCAGCGATTGGCTGTCCAGGTCGGACAGCAGTTTGGAGATGCTGAGGCTGCTAAAGCCTTGTTGGCCTCACTTGCCGACCCGGCTACCTCCGATGCTGATAAAAACAACGCCATCCGTGGCCTTGCTTCAAAACAGCGCGAAGAGTTGGTTGCACAACTGCCGGCGTTAATCGATGAGCCGGCAGTGCAGATAGAAGCGATCCGGGCTGTAGCAGCTTACGACAACAGGGTATTGGGGAGCCAGTTGCTTGCCAAGTATGAGTCGCTTGATTCAGATGCCCGCCGCGAGGCAGCGCAAACTATGGCAACCCGGCCTGTGTATGGTTGGATGCTTGCTGAAGCCATCAAGAAGAACCCCGATTACAAAGCTGATATCCCGGTATACGTAGCGCGTCAGTTGCGTCGTGTTGTGGGTAATGGGTTTGTTGAGATATGGGGCCCCATTGATAGCATGTCTGATGATAAATCAGCCGCTTACGAACGGTATACAGCGTTGCTTACAGATAACGCGGTTGCTGCTGCTGATGCAAGCGCAGGCCGCGCGGTCTTCGAGCAATCCTGTGGTACGTGTCACAAAATGTATGGAGATGGCGGAGACATCGGGCCAGAGCTGACAGGATCCAACCGGGCCAACCTCGATTATATCCTGAGCAACATGCTCAGCCCTAGCGAGGTCATTCAGGATGATTACAAACTGGTTGTGATCACCACCCACGACGGCCGTACGTACATGGGCAACGTTTCCGGTGAAGATGACCGGCAGGTAACACTTCGCGTGGTCGGACAAGACGCCGTTGTTATTGGTAAGTCCACGATACGGTCCAGAGAAGTAACGCCTAATTCCATGATGCCAGAAGGCTTGCTACAAGCGCTGCCCGATGAAAAGGTACTGCAACTTGTGTCGTATCTGCGTACCAGTCAGCAGGTTGGGGAATAGTCCGTTTGACAAGTAGATCGTTCAATACATAGTTAATACAAGTGAGGGGCTGATTTCAGCCCTTCGCTGTTTAATTGCTTTTTTGTGAAGATGTAAAAGATATGTTAGACATCCCAACAAATCAGCAGTGTTGCCGTAACTGCCTTTACCGTAACTGACAGTATCGCTATCAACCTCTGACTGGACGCGTATGCAAATTAGGAGAAGTCAAATTGCCCTGCTAGTGCTGCTTACCTTTGTGGTAGGTAGTATTGTGGCGCCGGCTTCTCACTATGCGTATATGCTTTTCAGTGATGTGTACGGCGTTGGAGGACATCTCCAGCATACTGCACATCACGATGTACCGCATCACGGCGCATCGCATCACGGCGCTGCCGTTGATGGCACACACGATATGCCCGTCCGGGCACGTGATGCGGGTAGCGATCATTTTTATTGTGAGTACGCTGACCTTTTTGCGACCTTTGCTGCAACGGGTCCTCTTGCAGCTTCTGTTGTAGACGCCACGCCGCATAGCGAACCGGTCATCATATCAGCGGAACGCAATCCAGACGCTTCTCTCCCTGCAGCATTTCAACAACGGGGGCCGCCTGTGCCTGTTGCGCATGCGTAATTGCTTCGCTTAACCCATCCCCTCTGTATTCCAGGGTATTTATCTCATCCAGCCTCAATGGTAGCGCAGATTCCTGTCATGAATCTCGTGCTATCCTGTGGTATGCGGTGCAGTGCGAGAAGGGGAGTGTCACAATACGTATGCGAGCTTTTTTAGCATGGTGCTAACTGCCTGACTGGTGCTGCAAATGGCCCATGGACGGCTACACTTCTGCCATGCAAGTCCTTTTCTCTTCTATAGACCAATCAGCACTCAGGTAGCTGATGTCTTGTCCCACCTTTGTATAAAGCACAGGCATACTATGCGTTATTTAACCTATGTTCTCGTTTTTTCTCTTTTTGTCCTGATCAACCCTGTTGATGCGCTGGCACAATGGACATCCGGCCGGCCTGATGGGCATGCCCCAATTGGTGTGATGGGTGATCACACGCACGGCGCCGGCGAATTTATGCTTTCATACCGCTACATGTACATGAACATGGACGGTAACCGAGATGGTACCGACGGCCTTTCAACCGATGAAGTGGTTGATCCGAATGGGCAGAACTTTGTGATTGCCCCCGTCAACATGCCGATGGGTATGCACATGTTTGGGATGATGTACGCGCCGACCAATGAATTGACTTTGATGGCCATGGTGCCAGTGATTTCACTGGAAATGGATCATGTCACCCGGGCCGGCGGTGCTTTTACAACTTCTTCTTCTGGCGTTGGTGACATCAAGCTGTCAGGCCTGTACAAAATTGCTTCTTTTGGAAACAGTCGCGTGCATCTAAATGCCGGCGTCTCTTTCCCAACCGGGTCAATTAAAGCATCTGACGTAACACCTGCGAGTGCACCCAACGCGTCACAGTTGCCCTACCCGATGCAGTTAGGCTCTGGGACGGTAGACCTGATGCCTGGCATCACTTACCTGGGACAAACACCAGACTGGTCCTGGGGTGCACAGGCCAAAGGTGTGGTACGTCTTGGCGAAAACGATCAGGATTATACCCTTGGTAACCGGTTTCTCTTTACCACATGGGGGGCTCGGAAATTGACGCCGTGGATCAGTGCTTCTGCGCGTATTGAGGCGACCAACTGGGGCGACATTGATGGCGCATCCCCTGCGTACGCAGGAGCTGTGAATATGCGCATGGTGCCCACCGTGTTCACTGAACTGCGTGGTGGCAGTCGGGTTGATGCGGCACTTGGTCTGAATACGTATGTGCTGGGTGGTCCGTTGTACGGCTTGAGATTGGCTGTTGAAGGTGTGGTACCTGTTTCCCAGAATCTGAATGGCCCCCAACTCGAAACGGACTGGCAGATTGTCGCCGGTTTGCAGTTTGCTTTTTAGACTGGATATGCTAGATCTATAGCCAATAAAGAAGGCCTCATGCAAACGCATGGGGTCTTCTTTATTATAGACGAATCAAACCATGCCGGCAGGTCTCATTGCGCAGCAGGTACCGCGGAAGGATTTGGGATGCCCTCAATTTCAATAATATGGTCCAGCCGGATTTCGTGTTTTGTATCTCCTGATTGAAAAAGCATAAACTCGACCTGGGTTCTTGAGAACAGATCAACCACCTTTCCTTGAATAGTCAGCGGGCTCGGGTGCTCAGGCGAAATAAATGACAGGTCTACTTCTTTTTTCTGGACAGCAAAGGCTTCCAGATAATCATAGTATCCGCAAGAAATAGGCATATACCCATTTGTGTTGGATTTGTCTGATGGCAGGTTACATTGATTCATTGTCGTATCAGGTCTGTGTTTCTGTTGGTGTCATTAAGACCAAAATTATTTCAGAGGATAAATGACTATTTCCGAGTAGTCGGCCAGACAGGAATGGGTGCGTTACCGGAGGTGGGGGGAGAGAAAAGATTTACGGCGGCGATATGCGTGCGCTGAATATTGTATTGCATGGAGATACATATTGAGAAAATGCGGATCACGATGGGATAAGACAGCCGTAATAATTTGTGCCAGCGGCTAAATGTTGCAGAAATGTGTCGATATTAATTAAGTGTGTGACAATTAAAGTGACGTCAGAAACGCTAAAATCGGCTAGTTTGAAGGAAAAGGCGTTGATGTGTGTAAAATGTTGCGAAATTGTGGCACGATGTTGGTTGTTTTTGAAAGTGCCCGGAGAAAGACACGTCCATCCGTAGAAGAGAAGAGATGAGTATCATGTATAAGCCCCTCTCGCTTGTGATCAGTAAAGCAGATCGATCGTTCGATCGTCCTCCCCTTTTCAAGGCACCCTCGTTTCTTGCCCAGGAATCGGTCGAGGTTAAACGTCCTGCTAAAGTTGAACGCATCGTCAAAGCTACCCCCATGCCGTCCCGCCCCGTACAGCACACTGAATTTCCTCCAATGGGCCGGCCACGGTGCATCAAAAGCTACCGCTCAGACCGCATGGCAATCTACGATGAGACGCATGACACCTTTCATGCGTACTCAGTGACTGAAGCCATCAGTCAGTCTGGTCTCTCTTTTCAGGAAGCAGTCGATTGGGTTGATGATCGCCTTGTGCTCGTTGGAAAGGGCATGGGTCCGGGCAGCATGGCTATTGCGCTCTCGTTGGTTTTTGCTTCTGGCCTGGTTGCTGTTTTGTTGATCGCAGCCATGATCAGTTTCCTCCTTTAAAACTCCCGCCCCTCACCCCCCGCCCCCTTTTTTTCGATTGTTGCATTCTCGTTACACTAAATGCGTTGCCCTGTGCAACTTACGCCAAGGTATGTGTTATAACAAGTATGTTGTAACACGTAAATAAAGATCAAACCTTGATACGCATATGAGTTATCTAGCCCGTGCAACCGAATTACAGAATATGGTCCTTGGGGGACAATTGATGGAAGCTTTTGAAAAGTTCTATCACGAAGATGTAGTAATGATCGAGCCAACAGGAGAATCGACTGCTGGGAAAGACGCCAACCGCGAGCGCGAAAAGAAATTTCTCGGCAGTATAGCCGAGTTTCACGGAGCAGGTGTTGATGCCCTGACTGCAAACGAAGAGACCAAAGTGAGTATGGCTGAAGTGTGGATGGATGTGACTTTTCAGGACGGCAACCGTGTTCGGCTAGAGCAGGTGACTGTTCAGCAATGGGAAGGAGAGACCATTGTAAAAGAGCGTTTTTATTACAACATGGCGGGATAAAGCCCTCGCTATTTGTGGCTTGCCCCATAAAAAACGGGATAGGAGCATGCGCCTATCCCGTTTTTGCTTATTTCGAAGGTGTACAGTTCGACGATCTACTCTCCGCTAAGGCCTGGGCCTTGAAACACGAGCGCATCTAGTTCGAGCAATGTCCCTTTATCTTCACTTTCAAAAGTCAATATTAACGCATGTGAGCCACCCGGATTCGTAATGGGCAAGGTGATTTCACGCCAACCATCAAAGGCTTTAGACTTTTTAACGTTGTTAGCCTGGCGGTCATCAGCCGTAATGCCGGCAATGTATGCAGCCTGCTGCGTTATGATTGCTGCACCGCTATGTTCATCCAATACGGTTTCTGTAAGGAGTTCAGGTTCGCCGGCATCCCACCAAACTTTCATTTGCGCAGCTTTAGATGGTTTGAACCTGACCGTAATTGCTTCTATGCCTGTGAGGTTTACCGGGGTATAGACCAGGCGGGCGTTTGGCTTGATTTGCATCACATTGAGTGCTGTTCCCCCCCAATAGAGCGATGCAGGGTGCGCGCCATGCATCATCGGGTTAGCTGCTTCGAATGACGTAGCATGTTCTGCTTCTTTTGTTTTGGGATGCAGAATGCGCGTATCGCACATTTTATGTCCCCCTTCATCAACGCAGGCTTCCAGCATCGCAAAGCGGTTAACGCGCGCAACATCTGGCGAATGCGTGTAGCTATGGTCGATGGTAAGCTGGCCTTGCAGGTCTGCGTGTCGTTCGAGTGGAAGTGCTGATGTATTGTAGCCAGTGTAGGTTTGAAGGTAGGCGCGATCTGCAAGCGCCTGGTCGTCAAGTTGGATTGCGTAAGGGATGGGGCTGTCGAAGTCGAAGAAGCCACCGTCTACGGGTTGCTCGATGCGGATGCCGCTTGCAGTCAGCATTTCAGGCATGGACGGAGTGCCTGGTTCTTCCGTGCCATAGTAGTCGAGCCGGACCAGTTGCGCATCCGCATTGCTGCCCCAAAAAGATTTCCCCCATTCGAGGATATAAAGCCGGCCTTGTGGACCTATTTCTATGTCCATTGGGCTGATGTAATCATTGCCGGGTAGGAACGGCTCAAGGTTGGCCAGATTGCCGGCATCATCCAGTGTGGCAAGCTGGACCCAGTTTCGCATCCACTCATAGATCATCCACTTGCCGTTGTAATACACCGGCATGGCCTGCGGATGGGCTGTATCTGCATTGTAGTGGAAAATGGGGCCGCTCATCGGATTTAAGCCACCTGCTTGAAATTCAGGGAATTCGTCTGAAGTACCATTGCGGTAATGCATCATGGAAGGTTGGGCAGGGGGAAGAGCTTGTCCGCCCGTATTGTAAGGCGATGCATTGATGGGTGCAGTTGGGTCCATGTAATGATCCATTTTACCTTTTGCACCGGCAAAATGATAATCGTCATGTACCACATTGGGGCCTGTAAACATGGGCCATCCGAAGAAACCCGGGCCACGTGCCTGGTTGAATTCGTCGTAGCCCGTGCCATTGGGGCCAACATCGCCCCAGTATAACCAACCCGTTGCCGGGTCAATAGAATACCTGAACGGGTTACGATGTCCCATGGTGTATATTTCTCCACGGTGCAGGCTGTCTGGCTCAAAGAGGTTGCCGGCCGGGATGGTGTACGATCCATCAGGCTGTGGCGTGATGCGGAGGATTTTACCCCGCAAATCATTGGTGTTGGCTGATGTTCTGCCCTGGTCGGCAAATTTCCTTTCCATCGGATTTTCAGCATCGCGGCCGCCACCCGAATTGTCGCCCGTAGACAGGTATAAGTTACCCTGCGTATCAAACTGTACACTGCCAGCGGAGTGGCAGCAGGAGCGGCGCTGATTGGGTACATCCAAGACAGTGACCTCGCTATCCATGTCAATCATCTGACCGTCATAGGTAAACCTGGAAAGCCGGTTGAAGCTTTGATCAGTTGCTACTGGCGCATAGTAAAGGTAGAGCCACCCATTGGTGTCAAACGCCGGGTCGAGGGCAAGGCCTAGCAGGCCATCCTCAATTTTCTTATCCACGGGTAGCCAACCAACAACGCGGGCTTCGCCAGTTTCCGGCTCCCATATTTTGATAGTGCCGGCCCATTCGATGATGAAGACGCGACCATCGTTTGTAATGTCGATTTCCATGGGGTCGGTGAGGTCGCCTGTTAGCACCACTTCAGAAAAAGCGTCTGCGCGGGTGGCAGTCACATCTGCATCAACTTGTCCTGCGGTCCATTGCAGTGCACCAGTCAAGTGTTTGAGGAACAGTGGGTCGCCGTAGCTTTCGATTGTGTGGCCCAGTCCTGTATAAAATGCGCGCCCGCCATCATAGTGATGCGCCCACGCAATAGGATGGTCATGCCCCATGTTGCCGCCCTCGTAAGAGCTCTCTTCAACAACAGCGAGCACATGAACATTGGCGCGTGGATTTGCTTTGTAGTTGTACCACTCATCGTAATGGTGCCATGTTTGGGGCATGCCGGCAGACGCGGGATGCAGCTCGTCAGTAAATACAACATCAGCGTATTGGCGGTCGGGATGGCTTTCGAAGTAGGCCCCAACCAATCCACCATACCAGGGCCAATCGTATTCTGTATCAGCGGCGCCGTGTATACCGAGGAATCCGCCACCTTGCTGGATGTAGTCCTGAAAAGCAGCCTGTTCTTTTTCGTTGAATACATCAAGGGTTGTATTCAGGAATACAATCGTTTCGAATTGGTGAAGGTCAGTGTTAGTGAAATGGCCGCTGTTTTCCGTAGCAGTGACTGAAAAGTTCTGTTCAGCACCCAATTTGTGGAAGGCAGCAATACCTGCTTCGATGGATTCGTGTCGCCACCCTTCGGTTTTTGAGAACACAAGCACATCATACAACGCATCTGCTGTAGGTTGTGCAAGTTCGGCCGGCGCTGCTGCACAGCCAAAAAACAGGAGGCACACGAGGATACTGGCAATAAGCTTCTGCATGGGGGGATGGGTTTCTTGGGGGGTGGCTGACGTATCTCGCAGTCAATCAGTCTTTATCAGTATAAATGTGGCAAAAAAAATGGTAGCTGGCAAGGAAGAAAAACTGGTATGAGCTACCAGACAAGAAAGACATAGCGTTGATCGTTAGTAAATTGTATACATACAAAGGGCCTTGATGTGGTGGCATACGTTTTCAAAAAGTATTGAAGGAGGCGTATCCCATTCGTTGTCAATTTGTAGTACCTTTTGCGCGTGGGCCCTACGCTCTGGATTAGTTGTTACTCATAAAAATTCGCTTGGTACTATGCGAAACGTTTGTTTAATGCTTGTGCTGATGTGCATCTGGTCATCATGCACCGAGCAAGAAGTTCATGAAGTTGTTGTTATTGGCGGTGGTTTAATGGGGAGTGCCACAAGCTGGCATCTGGCGCAGGCTGGTCTACCGGTTGTGTTGCTTGAGAAGCAAGATTCATTATACACAACAGGATCTAGCTACGGCGATACGCGCATCACCCAGAAACATAGCCTGTTAACCGATGATGAGGCTTTTCTGCATACGCGTGCCCTGAAAGAAACTGCTGGTCTTATCGCTTATCTGAATGAACGGTACGAGGTGGCCAGGCCTTATATCATGGAGCACATTTATACGACGGCGATTGTTACCAATATCCATCCACGAAATCAAAAAGATGCAATTGTGCCGATTTTGGAGCGGCAGGAGGTTGACTTCAAAATTGCCGATTCACCGGCTTCTGCCGACGAGCAGTTTAAGATGGATATCCCCGATAGCTTGCTGGTGTTACGCGAATATGGCCTCTACACGGGTACACTAAATCCGATGTCGCTCATTAACCATCTGCATCTGGCAATTGACGGCATGGGTAGCGAAGTGCGGTATAGGAGTAAGGTTACAGGTCTGACCAAACAGGATGATGTATTCAGAATTGAAGTCGAACACG
It includes:
- a CDS encoding SnoaL-like domain-containing protein, with the protein product MSYLARATELQNMVLGGQLMEAFEKFYHEDVVMIEPTGESTAGKDANREREKKFLGSIAEFHGAGVDALTANEETKVSMAEVWMDVTFQDGNRVRLEQVTVQQWEGETIVKERFYYNMAG
- a CDS encoding transporter, which encodes MRYLTYVLVFSLFVLINPVDALAQWTSGRPDGHAPIGVMGDHTHGAGEFMLSYRYMYMNMDGNRDGTDGLSTDEVVDPNGQNFVIAPVNMPMGMHMFGMMYAPTNELTLMAMVPVISLEMDHVTRAGGAFTTSSSGVGDIKLSGLYKIASFGNSRVHLNAGVSFPTGSIKASDVTPASAPNASQLPYPMQLGSGTVDLMPGITYLGQTPDWSWGAQAKGVVRLGENDQDYTLGNRFLFTTWGARKLTPWISASARIEATNWGDIDGASPAYAGAVNMRMVPTVFTELRGGSRVDAALGLNTYVLGGPLYGLRLAVEGVVPVSQNLNGPQLETDWQIVAGLQFAF
- a CDS encoding PVC-type heme-binding CxxCH protein, whose amino-acid sequence is MWTKTPPTLSTRYAAGLAFFGLSLILLLPGCTPSVGGEQQLQEVALSVVEDIATGAIMVYRERDTEPILTQNAAPDHRPYLHPITSPDGQSVVTEYSPGHHRHQTGLYWGFTRLNGRDYFHNPQGDYWRKASSEIMVDEGSAVKWKTVYDLLDEAGEVVLQETQVWEMFEENNNYVLDLVWQGSAVQDVTIGEFDYGGLFLRMPWTEGIEGAAVNAARQRNQFAEGKRAMWLDVGMKVEGRDDLAHMTIFDHPDNAGFPQPWRVDGQLGVGPVRARLGDWQIAAGETEEIKHRILVYTGKHDDIVLRDVFSAYSGQGEMYSTASLWGIAQQEAMEAEFLTPQMAVDAMTVQEGFQVNAYAGEPMITQPMAFAWDDKGRMWVAENRDYESRGDGFSNSGDSRILILEDTDGDGVADSRKVFLEGIPFPAAIAIGFDGLFLGAPPHLMFVPDADGDDVAERDDIEILLTGWGIRDRHETINSLHWGPDGWLYGLEGFATPSRIRKPDASDRLYKHNDPFPTDIFTKEGVDIDGGVWRYHPSKKRFEVVAHGFSNPWGIDYDAKGQLFISACVIPHMFHVIPGGIYQRQGGRHFNPYVYSDIQTIVDHRHRSAHGGARIYQSDAFPEEHRGRLFMANIHEHAVLTDILETKGSGFVARHGDDFLLANNAQWIGFSMEIGPEGAVYVLDWHDADICGKDVLDKDTGRIFRITPEESLAEQWDGRYDDLNTKTDVELAALQVSPSDWHARRARVILQYRATQRAINADAVTTLQETYASHDNADFRLRAMWAMHVAQVLEAAQLEEALDDRDEYIRAWAIQLLTEDMDASENARMEFAEMASSDKSPVVRKYLAAALQRVDMTDRWDIAAGLIQHGADATDDNIPLMSWFGIEPLVAEDPERALGLAGESNIPLITEYIARRAVDADEIDILVSKLTAMKDARPMLLRGMLDALEGRTDLETPAAWPAVYQSLQKDSEDVQRLAVQVGQQFGDAEAAKALLASLADPATSDADKNNAIRGLASKQREELVAQLPALIDEPAVQIEAIRAVAAYDNRVLGSQLLAKYESLDSDARREAAQTMATRPVYGWMLAEAIKKNPDYKADIPVYVARQLRRVVGNGFVEIWGPIDSMSDDKSAAYERYTALLTDNAVAAADASAGRAVFEQSCGTCHKMYGDGGDIGPELTGSNRANLDYILSNMLSPSEVIQDDYKLVVITTHDGRTYMGNVSGEDDRQVTLRVVGQDAVVIGKSTIRSREVTPNSMMPEGLLQALPDEKVLQLVSYLRTSQQVGE
- a CDS encoding Rho-binding antiterminator, with amino-acid sequence MNQCNLPSDKSNTNGYMPISCGYYDYLEAFAVQKKEVDLSFISPEHPSPLTIQGKVVDLFSRTQVEFMLFQSGDTKHEIRLDHIIEIEGIPNPSAVPAAQ
- a CDS encoding ThuA domain-containing protein, which produces MQKLIASILVCLLFFGCAAAPAELAQPTADALYDVLVFSKTEGWRHESIEAGIAAFHKLGAEQNFSVTATENSGHFTNTDLHQFETIVFLNTTLDVFNEKEQAAFQDYIQQGGGFLGIHGAADTEYDWPWYGGLVGAYFESHPDRQYADVVFTDELHPASAGMPQTWHHYDEWYNYKANPRANVHVLAVVEESSYEGGNMGHDHPIAWAHHYDGGRAFYTGLGHTIESYGDPLFLKHLTGALQWTAGQVDADVTATRADAFSEVVLTGDLTDPMEIDITNDGRVFIIEWAGTIKIWEPETGEARVVGWLPVDKKIEDGLLGLALDPAFDTNGWLYLYYAPVATDQSFNRLSRFTYDGQMIDMDSEVTVLDVPNQRRSCCHSAGSVQFDTQGNLYLSTGDNSGGGRDAENPMERKFADQGRTSANTNDLRGKILRITPQPDGSYTIPAGNLFEPDSLHRGEIYTMGHRNPFRYSIDPATGWLYWGDVGPNGTGYDEFNQARGPGFFGWPMFTGPNVVHDDYHFAGAKGKMDHYMDPTAPINASPYNTGGQALPPAQPSMMHYRNGTSDEFPEFQAGGLNPMSGPIFHYNADTAHPQAMPVYYNGKWMIYEWMRNWVQLATLDDAGNLANLEPFLPGNDYISPMDIEIGPQGRLYILEWGKSFWGSNADAQLVRLDYYGTEEPGTPSMPEMLTASGIRIEQPVDGGFFDFDSPIPYAIQLDDQALADRAYLQTYTGYNTSALPLERHADLQGQLTIDHSYTHSPDVARVNRFAMLEACVDEGGHKMCDTRILHPKTKEAEHATSFEAANPMMHGAHPASLYWGGTALNVMQIKPNARLVYTPVNLTGIEAITVRFKPSKAAQMKVWWDAGEPELLTETVLDEHSGAAIITQQAAYIAGITADDRQANNVKKSKAFDGWREITLPITNPGGSHALILTFESEDKGTLLELDALVFQGPGLSGE